TCGACGGCCGGGTGGCCGGCCGGCGGCTCCAGCCCCGGCAGCACGGCGGACCAGACAGTCGCCCCCTCGGCCGCCAGCCGCGCCACCGTGGCGCCGCCGATGCCGCCCTCGGCACCGCTCACGACGGCCACCTTCCCCTCGAACCTGCGCATCCCCGTCATCCCGCAGACGCTAGCGACGCGGCTCGGAGGTGCGGCTCAAAGGGGCTGCTCAGTGCAGGGCGATGCCGCCGGTGATGTCGAACTCGGCGCCCGTGGCGTAGCTGCTGGCGTCGCTGAGCAGCCAGACGATGATCTCCGCCACCTCCTGCGGCTCGCCGAGACGGCCCAGCGGGATCATCTCACGCTCGGCCACCTCGATGAGCGCCGGGTCGGTCTGCTCGGTGAGCATGCGGGTGCGCATCGCTCCGGGGCAGACCGTGTTGACGAGGATCCCGTCGGCCGCCCCGAAGTTGGCGAACATCTTGGTCATCACCGCCACAGCCCCCTTGGTGGTCTCGTACAGCAGCGAGGTGGTGGTGAACCCGCCCTCGTAGACGCCGGTGGAGGTGACGTTCACGACCCGCCCCCAGCCGCGGGTGGCCATGTCGGCCATGGCGGCGCGCATCAGCAGCAGCGGCGCCCGGGCGTTGATGTGGTACACGAAGTCGAACCGCTCGCCGGTGATCTCCTCCAGCGGCGTGCGGAACAGCACGGCGGCGGCGTTCACCAATGCGTCCACCCGCCCGAAGTGCGCCACCGCCTGCGGCACCACGGACTCCACCTGATCGGCGTCACCCAGGTCCACGACGATGCCGTGCGCCTCGGCGCCCAGCGCCCGCACATCGCTCAGCGTCCCCTCCAGGGCGTCGGTGCGATTGTCCACCAGGGCGAGCCGGTAGCCGCCCCGCTCGGCCAGGATGCGGGCCGCGGCGCCGGCCAGACCGCCGCCCGCCCCGGTGAGGAGCGCCACCCGCTCGGGTCCACTCGAGTCGCTCATCGTTGCCTCCTGTTCGGTCGTTCTAAGCAGCCCCGGCTCGGCACGGTCGGCCCACCGGTCCAGAGCGGGCGCTCTCTCACTCGAGAACTCATCCTCGCCGCGTTCCTTCCTCGAACTCGGACCGTGCAAGCTTCGCACGGGTAGCGGCGACGGCTTCGGCGTCAATCGCGCCTCCGGTATTCGGGAGTTGCGCTCGCCGCCGCACCGCGAGGCCGGTGTGGAAGACTGCTGAGGTTCGACGTCGACCCTGGGGCCGCGGAAGCGACATGACGATCTCTGGTGTCTCGAGTCGGCTCGGCACCATAACGCGGCCTCGTTGTGTCGGTTGTGGCGGAGGGGTCGGGGCATGGTCGGGATGGTGAGGCAGGCTGTCGCCGCCGAGGGGCTCGCGCGGGGCCAGCGGCTCGTGTTGCCGGGCGAGGCAGGGGTCGTCGTGCTTCGAGGGATCGAACGGCGAGCTGACGGTGTGGACCTGTTCGTCGCTGACGGCGACGCTGTTCGCGAAGTGTCGCTCACACAGGCTCGCGTCGAACAGATCCGGGTGGTCACCCAGGACGGTGCAGCGGCACCCGAGGTGGTACTGGCTGGGTTGTGGAACGAGTGGATGCTGAGCGCGGTCCGCTCGGCCGGCTCTACGGTGCTGGCGTCCACCACGTTGCGGCCGTTGCCGCATCAGATGGCGGCAGTGTACGGAAAGATGATCACCCAGCCGCTGCTGCGGTTCCTGCTGGCCGATGAGCCCGGCACAGGCAAGACCGTCATGTCTGGACTGTGGCTGCGGGAGGCGCAGCGCAAGGGCCTGGTAAAGCGGGCCCTGGTGGTCTGCCCGGCGCATCTGGCGATCAAGTGGAGGGCCGACTTCGAGAGGTTCTTCGGCGGAGGGCTGAGGGAGGTGACCGCGGAGACCGTCCGCCAGCGAGCCCTGTCGGTGCCGGGCGAGGACCTGTGGGTAGTGTCGCTGAACCTGGCCGCGGTGAATCCGACGGTGCGCGAGGCGCTGCATCCCGACAAGGCGGGATGGGACGCCATCATCTTTGACGAGGCGCACCGTATGACGCCAACAGCCGAGACGCTTTACAGGGTGGGCAGGGAGCTGTCCGCGAAGGTTCCCCACGCGGTGTTCCTGACCGCGACTCCCCATCGGGGTGACGAGTGGTACTTCCGGGAGTTGCTGCACCTTGTCGACCCCGACGTGTTCCCGACGAGCCGGGCACCTGACAGCGGCCTGCCCAAGCGTCCGCGCCCTGACAGCGGCCTGCCCAAGCGTCCGCGCCCTGACAGCGGCAAGCCCCGGGCCGGCGCGCCGTTGAAGCCGGGGCCGCTGCATTTCCTGAGACGCATGAAGGAGGAGCTAGTCGACTACGACTCGCGCAGCCTGCTGTTCAAGGCACGCGAGGCGCAGAACATCAGGGTGCCGATGAACTCCGACGAGCAGCGCTTCTATGACTGGGCGCAGGAGTTGGTGGCCGAGTACTTCCATGAGCGTGGCCGTGCCCTCGCCGCCATGGTGTACGGCAAGCGGTCCGCTTCCTCGTTGTATGCGCTGAGAGAGACACTGCGGCGACGCTTGGCCAAGATGGGCACCGCGGACGTGCTCGGCGGTGAGGACGATCCCGACGATGAAGACGAGCGAGAGGAGCGGGTCGTTGCCGCAGGCTCGGTCAACGCCCGCGAGGAGAAGAAAGCCATCGACTCGCTGTTGGCTGAACTGCAACCGCTGCTCGGGTCCGGCTCCGGGCAGTTGACGCTCGGCGACCTGGACGTCTCCAAGTGGGCACCGATGCTGAAGTGCCTGCGCGGCAACGGCGTCGCTGCCGGCTCAGGTCAGCAACTCGTGGTGTTCACCGAGTACGCGGACACCGCCAAGTGGCTGGTGCGCATGTTCATTGCTGAGGGCTTCGCCGCCGAGGAGTATTCCGGCACCTTGGACCACGCCGAGCGGGCGGCTATCCAGGCGCGGTTCATGGACGGCGGTTTCGAGGTGATCGTCTCCACCGACGCCGGCAACGAGGGAATCGACCTGCAGGCCGCGCACGTGCTCGTGAACTGGGACATCCCGTGGTCGCTGGTGCGCCTGGAGCAGCGGATGGGCCGCATCCACCGCATCGGCCAGCAGCACAAGGTCAACCTCTACAACCTCGTCGCGCTCGGCACCCGAGAGGGACAGGCTCACGAGAAGCTGCTGGATCGGCTCATAGAGGCAGCCAACGAACTCGACGGCAAGATGTTCGACAGCCTCAACGCCATCATGGAGCGCATCCGCACCGGCGCCGGCGCCTACGAGCCCGAGAGACTGCTTCGGCTCTTCTACGATACCGACTCCGGCGCATCGGTCGGCGGAGACTGGCCGACGCTGGAGCAGATACGGCAGGCCCGTGACGACTACTACGCCGAGGTGCGTGCGCTGAGCACCAGAGTCGACGAAGCAGCCGCCAATGCCGCCTGCCACGACGACCACACCGCCCGCGTGAATCCGATCATCGTCGAGCTCTTCCTAGTCCGCATCGCAGACGGCGGACTGCTGCGACGCAGCCGCGCTCCCGTAGACGACGAGGGCTTCTACTACCTGACGGCCTCACAAGCTGAGCACGGCTGGCAACTCCCCGAAGCGCTGCACCCCAGCGACGGCAGCGCCCTTGTCGCCACCCGAGCCGACACCCGCCACAAGGCGATCGCCGGCGGCCGCAAGCGCGCCGCGGACGCGGTGATGCTCGGACCGAGCGACCCTGGACTTGCAGCGCTCATCGGTAGCCTGCGCGAACGGGTCAACCCGGAGATGTGGCAGGGCGCGACCCTCTACGACGAGAGCGCCCGCGATGACTGCACTCTGTTCGTCTACGAATGCGACATCGCCGAGGGCTCCGACAGCACGGACCCCCGGCACCGTGAACGCACCAGCACGGCGTCATGGCTCATACGCGTCGACGGCACCGGCTCGGCGCGTCCGGTGTCATGGGACACGCTGCCAAACCTCGCCGCTGCGCCCGACCTGGCACCCGTCCCGCTCTCAATCGAGACCGCCGAGACCGCCGAGACCGCGGCCGTCCGAGCGGCCGACGCCGAACGCGACCGGCGCGCCACCATGCTTGACGGCTGGGTCAAGCAACTCTCCAACCAACTGCGGCGCCTGCCGAACGACCTCACCGACCAGATCCCCGACGCCAAGCGCAGGACAACAGCCCGAGCACGCATCGAATCGACCATCCGCCACCGACTGAACGACGCCAAGACCGCCGCGCGAGTCACACGAGGTGAGCCTCGGCGCGTCGGATGGGCACACATCGTCGCCTCCGCCGCACGCGACGAACCCGAAGAGGCCGCGGACGAACAAGCTGCCAGCGAAGCGGTGTCGATGCGCCTGGTCGCAGACCTCCTCGAGGGCGACAGCTGGCACGTCGAAGACGTGCACACCCAAGGCCGCGGCTACGACCTACACGCCGTGCGAGGGGCCGAGCAGAGATGCGTCGAGGTCAAAGGGCGCGCAGGTCGAGCGTCCGCCACCGGCATCGCCCTCACCGGAGGCGAACTCGCGCAGGCCGCACAACTCGGAGACGATTACTGGCTGTATGTGGTGGACCAATGCGCCGACGGCACCGGAAACCTCTACGGCGCGTGGCAGAACCCGATCCAGACGTTCCAAGGAGGCTTCACCGGCGTCCGGCTGTGGCGACTGCCCGGCAGCGAACTCAAAGCCGCCCTCGGCAAGCAGGGCGACATCTCGTGATCAGGTTCCCGCAGCCTTCACGCTTGCGCCTGCTACAGTCGTCTCGGTGACGCAAGGGCATCAGAGGATGCAGGCGGCACTGCCCAGCTTTCGACGCCCGCCCGTTGTCGAGATGGTGATCGGCGCGCAGATGGTCGGCGCGGTGCCTCACTCACTTCAGGCCTTGGGCAAGTTCGCGGCCGCCCTCGCGGCTGAGGGTCTGTCGGTGCAGGAGGCGATGCCCGCTGTGAAGGTTCGCCCCGAGCGCGCCGACCCTGCTGAGACGCCTGTCGGAGCCTCGCTGGATGTTTTGCTCGGCTCAGGGGCTCCGCCTGTGCGACACATGATGCGCAACGCTGCGGGCGACGAGATGGTGCAGGTGCAAACAGACTGGATCGCGGTCAACTGGCGCAAGGCGTCCCAAGACGCGGAGTATCCGCGCTGGCCGCGCCGCTGGGACACGTTCGAGCGCCGTGCTCGGCTCGCGGAGACTTGTTTCGGCGGCGGCGACTTCCGGTTCGGGGGCGTCGAGGTCACCTACCTGAACCACATCGAGTTGGACGACGCTGCGGCGCTGCACAGACACCCCGCTCGGGCGCTGTCGTTCCTGGCCGCGGACGATGAGTTCACTGACGGCTTTCTGGGCCCCGCCGAGCGTTGTCACGCCGGTCTGGACTTTCGAATCGGCCAGTCCGGATGCGACACACCAGCAGGCTGGCTGAGCGTTTCGGCCAGTCCCGCGTGGCACGAGAAGCGCCTGCATCCGCTCTTGGTTCTGACGCTGACGGCGAGAGGCAACCCGAGGTCGCCTTCGTTGGAGGGCGTTCGAGAGTTCGCCCATCTCGCGCGGGAGTGGATCGTGCGCGCCTTCGCGGATCTGACCACGCTGGAGATGCACGCCGAATGGGAACGCGAGGACGGAGAGTCCGACAAGGGAGCCGCACCGTGACGATCGCAGAGTCGCATTCTGGAAGCCGTCTGCTGAGTACGAGTTGGCCAGTCACAGCAGCTTACGGGCCGACATCGGGATTCTTGGCCGACGAGGCCCTGCATTTCGCGAACGGCCCGGCCCTCACTCGGGTCGCCGCGGCCCCGGAGCGACCGCAACCGCCCGTGCTGTCGGCCGGCTGGGCATACGGCACGCTGCGTGAGATGGAGTCGCTGGGCGACGACTGGGACGGTCATGGCGCCCTGGCACCTTCTGGCGAGGCGTTGACTCGCGCCCACGAGTTCCTCGTCACCGTGGAGACTTGGCCTCCTCGCGCGCTGCGCCCGGACGTGATGGCTTCGACGGAAGGGGGAGTCCTGGTCGAGTGGGACGCGGACGGCGCCGAGATCATCATCGAGTTCCCTTCCCGGGGCTGCGTGAACGTGTACCTCAAGACGGCCCGGATCGAGGCAGAGGGACCGGTCCGAGATCACCTCGCCGACTTGTCCGAGGCGCTGTCCCACATTGTCCGCCTGACCTGATGCAACTGCTGGCGTGCTGCAAGACCCCTGTGATGTCTTCGAAGACGATCCGACCGTTCTTGACTCCGACGTCCTGTACCGGATGGTTCGCTACGACACCGTTCATTGGGATGGCGAGACCGCGGTGCGGGCGCGGACGAATGCGTTCCAGGATCAGCCTCCTTTACGGGCACAGCAAATGGGATACCCGGCCGTAGCGCTCTCGGTGTATCTCGGTTCGGTCCTCCAGCGCGACGGAATCGATCCGGCGAGTTTGGTGGAGGACGGCCGCTGGCGGGGCGGATACGGAGTCGCGAGCATCACCGCAGGGCAAGCCCGCCTCGAAGGCCAGGGCGTGGCACGAGATCCACTGCCGGACAGCCCCGCCCACTGCCTCGTGTTCGCACGGTCAGGCCGCAAGAAGACGAACGGTCAGAGCAAGGCACTCGCTCGCCATTCGGTCATCGTGGTGCCGCCTCCCCGATCAGCGAGCGCAAGGTGACTCGGCGCGCTTGCCGTGTGAGCAGGCGGAAAGGCCGAGACGACGGAGCCGTCTCATGACCACACGGATGATCGAACGATGGTTCCCCTGCGGCGAGGTGTCTTATCAGTGCGCTGGAAGGGGCTGGGGTAGCGGGTTCGCCGAGAAGAGCCTGTTCACCTGGTTCGCGTCGCGCCCGCTGGCTCAGGCGAAAGCGGCCGTCGTGTGCTCGCTGCTGCCCTGGCCCGACGACGAGCACAAGGACGAGCAGGAGCGTCTGAAGCGCCTGGTTCGCGGAGCGATGCAGGGCTACGACGCCAGCAACAGCGAGCTGCGCAAGGAGCTGGCGAAGCACTACCCGGACGGTGCCAGTATGTGTGATCCGTTCTCGGGACGGGCCATGATCCCCCTTGAAGCCGCCCGGCTCGGCGTGCGGTCGTGGGGCATCGACTACTCGCCGGTGGCGACCCTCGCGGGCAAGCTGCTGGCCGAGTATCCGCTGCGCGACTGGGACTGCGAGCCCGGCCTGCCCTTTGACGGCTACCCAGACCACGAAGCTCGACATTTCACCGAGCCGCGGCTGCTTCGCGACGTGCGCTTCGTGCTCGACCTAGTGGGGCAGCGCTACGAGGACGCGATGGGCGAGTTCTACCCGGTCGTGAACGGCAAACGCCCTTGGGGTTACGTGTGGGCGGTCACGCTGCCCTGCACCAACTGCGGCAACCGGTTCCCGCTCACCGGCAGCCTCGAACTTCGCAGACCCAGACCCGCCAAGGCCGGCAGACACCCAAAGCCCGCCGATCCAGGCCAGTCCTATCGGATCGTCGCAGATGCGTCAACGGGTCGGTTCCACACCGAGGTTCACGACGGGCCGCCTGAGGGCGCGCCGACGCTTGTCAAGACCCCCGGCCGCAGGGGCAAGACCGGCGTTTGCTGCTTCTGCTCCAACCCTCATCCCCTCGACACCCTCAAGCGGATGATGCGCGACGGCCTGAAGGACGACGCCATGCTCGCGGTCGCCGACTGCGACGACTCCGTCGGCAAGGGCTACCGGGCGCCAGCAGCGGCCGATCTCGACGCCATTGTGCCGGTAGCGGCTGCGTTGGCAACAGAACCTCCCTTCGGACGCGGTTTGCCCGCAGTCCCGACCGAGCGACTCGATCCCGGCCTGTCGGCGTTCATCGGCCCGGCCGGTTACGGCTACCGA
The nucleotide sequence above comes from bacterium. Encoded proteins:
- a CDS encoding SDR family NAD(P)-dependent oxidoreductase; translated protein: MSDSSGPERVALLTGAGGGLAGAAARILAERGGYRLALVDNRTDALEGTLSDVRALGAEAHGIVVDLGDADQVESVVPQAVAHFGRVDALVNAAAVLFRTPLEEITGERFDFVYHINARAPLLLMRAAMADMATRGWGRVVNVTSTGVYEGGFTTTSLLYETTKGAVAVMTKMFANFGAADGILVNTVCPGAMRTRMLTEQTDPALIEVAEREMIPLGRLGEPQEVAEIIVWLLSDASSYATGAEFDITGGIALH
- a CDS encoding helicase-related protein, which codes for MVGMVRQAVAAEGLARGQRLVLPGEAGVVVLRGIERRADGVDLFVADGDAVREVSLTQARVEQIRVVTQDGAAAPEVVLAGLWNEWMLSAVRSAGSTVLASTTLRPLPHQMAAVYGKMITQPLLRFLLADEPGTGKTVMSGLWLREAQRKGLVKRALVVCPAHLAIKWRADFERFFGGGLREVTAETVRQRALSVPGEDLWVVSLNLAAVNPTVREALHPDKAGWDAIIFDEAHRMTPTAETLYRVGRELSAKVPHAVFLTATPHRGDEWYFRELLHLVDPDVFPTSRAPDSGLPKRPRPDSGLPKRPRPDSGKPRAGAPLKPGPLHFLRRMKEELVDYDSRSLLFKAREAQNIRVPMNSDEQRFYDWAQELVAEYFHERGRALAAMVYGKRSASSLYALRETLRRRLAKMGTADVLGGEDDPDDEDEREERVVAAGSVNAREEKKAIDSLLAELQPLLGSGSGQLTLGDLDVSKWAPMLKCLRGNGVAAGSGQQLVVFTEYADTAKWLVRMFIAEGFAAEEYSGTLDHAERAAIQARFMDGGFEVIVSTDAGNEGIDLQAAHVLVNWDIPWSLVRLEQRMGRIHRIGQQHKVNLYNLVALGTREGQAHEKLLDRLIEAANELDGKMFDSLNAIMERIRTGAGAYEPERLLRLFYDTDSGASVGGDWPTLEQIRQARDDYYAEVRALSTRVDEAAANAACHDDHTARVNPIIVELFLVRIADGGLLRRSRAPVDDEGFYYLTASQAEHGWQLPEALHPSDGSALVATRADTRHKAIAGGRKRAADAVMLGPSDPGLAALIGSLRERVNPEMWQGATLYDESARDDCTLFVYECDIAEGSDSTDPRHRERTSTASWLIRVDGTGSARPVSWDTLPNLAAAPDLAPVPLSIETAETAETAAVRAADAERDRRATMLDGWVKQLSNQLRRLPNDLTDQIPDAKRRTTARARIESTIRHRLNDAKTAARVTRGEPRRVGWAHIVASAARDEPEEAADEQAASEAVSMRLVADLLEGDSWHVEDVHTQGRGYDLHAVRGAEQRCVEVKGRAGRASATGIALTGGELAQAAQLGDDYWLYVVDQCADGTGNLYGAWQNPIQTFQGGFTGVRLWRLPGSELKAALGKQGDIS